GGATGGCCTGCGCCTGCTCGCTCCCGACTTTGCCCTGATCGTGCTCGGCGCGGCCCTGCGTCGCGCGCCCGGATTTTCGGCCGGGTTCTGGGCCGGGCTGGAGCAGTTGATCTACTTCGTGCTGTTCCCCGCGTTGCTGTTCAACGCACTGGTGCGCACGCCGATCGACTTGGTGAGCACCTTGCCGCTGGCCGGGGCCGGGCTGATCGCGATGGCGGGCGGCATCGCGCTCTCGCTGCTGGCCGCCAGGAGCGGGGGCGCAGCGCCGCTCGAAGCGGCCTCGCGCGCGCAGTGTGGCTTTCGCTTCAATACCTACATCGGGCTGGCCGCCGCGGCCAGTGCACAGGGCCCAGCCGGTGTCGCGACGATGGGGCTGCTGTGCGGCCTGATGGTGCCGCTCGCGAACGCCGCATCGGTTGTGCTGCTGGCTCGCCATGGCTCGACGCGGCTGCTGCCCGAACTCGCGCGCAATCCCCTGATCCTCGCCACGCTCGGCGGAATCGCTTTCAATCTGTCGGGTTACGCGCTGCCGCAGGTCGCCGGCGCCTGGCTGGGGCGACTCGCGCAAGCGGCGGTCCCGATGGGGTTGCTCGCCGTAGGTGCCGCGCTGCGGTTGCGCGGTGCGCAGGTCGCGCCGCTGCCGGCTGCTGCAGTGCTTGGCGTGAAGCTGGTCGCTGTGCCGGTGCTGGCATGGTGGGCCGCGACCCTGCTGGGCGTGACCGGGATGCCGCGGCTGATCCTGGTGCTATGGGGCGGGCTCCCCTCCGCGTCGTCGGCCTACATCCTCGCGGTGCGTATGGGCGGAGACGCGGCCAGTGTGGCCTGGCTCATTTCGGTGTCGACCTTGCTCGCCATGGCGACACTGCCGGTGCTGATGACTTTTGCGGCCTGAGCAGCAGGAAACCAGTCGCCGTGCGCGATCCCCGCCCCGGCCGGGCTCAAGTCGCCGCGTCAGGGGCCGTTAACTTTCGATGTGTCTGCGGGGCGCATCGTGGGCGATGCGCAAGCCAGTCAGGCAAGCCTAAACGGGGGACCGAACCATGCGGGGTTTGACACTGTTGCTGCTGTGTGCGCTGAGCTTTCCGGCTGGCGCAGAAGAGTTCGCGACCAAGGCTGACGCAACGGCCCTGGTCGGCAAGGTGATCGTCGCGCTCAAGGCAGACAAGCAGAAGGCGCTGGACGAAATCACCGCCAAGGACGCCAAGTGGATCGACCGCGACCTCTACCCGACCGTGATGTCGCTTGAAGGCAAGGTGCTGGCCCATGGGCAGAACGCCAAGATGGTCGGCAAGGATCTGCTCGAATTCAAGGATCCCGATGGCAAGGCCTTCTACAAGGAGCGCATGGACCTCGCCAAGAGCAAGGGCAAGTTCTGGCAGGACTACAAGTTCACCGATCCGGTGACGAAGAAGGTGCTGCCGAAGGAAGCCTACTGCGAGAAGCTCGGCGACATGGTCGTCTGCGCCGGGGTCTACAAGCGCTGAACAAGTCCGTTTGCGGCGCGCCTGGCGGCTGCCGGGCCGCCTTGCCATTGCCGGGAGGTTCGCTGCCATGCGTTTGCTGCACAAGATCCTGATCGGGCCCGCCGTTGCCATCGCGCTGATGCTGGTGCTGGGGGTGGCGGACTACCGCAACCAGGTGGAATCCGAGGCGCGACTGGAGCAGATCGTGACTGGCCCGATGGCGCGGATCCAGGCCGTCAAGCAGATTGAAGCCGATCTGCTGGGCCTGCACGCAGACCTCTACCGGCTGTTTACCTGGCTCGCATCGGCCGACGAAAAGAAGGTCGCTGCCGAAATGCAGCGCAACGGCGAACGGATGAAGAAACTCGCCGCCGCCGTGGACCGTTTCGGTCAGGCGCCTGAACTGACGGCGGCAGATCGCAAGGCGATTGGCGCGCTGGCGGGGTCGCTGAAGAAGTACCAGAAGAGTGCCGAGACCGCGATCGATATGGGCACGACGGATCAGGCGATGGGGCTCTCGGGCATGCAGACCGCGGACGACGCATTCCGCGATGCGAGTGCTGCGGTGGCGGAGCTGGCCGCAGGCGAAGTCCGGCGTGGCAACGACAGTCTGGTCACCGCGCGCCAGGCCACGCAGCGCGCAACCACCGCCGCACTGGCCCTGCTTTTTCTTGCCGTGGTGCTGTCGCTGGTAGCCAGCGTCTATGTGGCGCGCTCGCTGGTCAATCGCACAATCGACACGATGCACGCGGCGCGCAAGATCGCCGACGGCGATCTCACGTCGCCGATCGGCATCAGCAGCAACGATGAGCTTTCGCGGCTGCAGCAGGCGCTCGCCCAGATGCAGGACGGCCTGCACCAGATGGTCGGCCGCATCGCGGACAACGCGACCCGCATAGCCGATGCGGCGGGTGAGGTCGATGGTTCGTCGGCCACCGTCAGTCGCGGGGTGGCCCAGCAGAGCGAGGCGCTGGGCAGCACGGCCGC
This region of Niveibacterium umoris genomic DNA includes:
- a CDS encoding AEC family transporter; protein product: MDGLRLLAPDFALIVLGAALRRAPGFSAGFWAGLEQLIYFVLFPALLFNALVRTPIDLVSTLPLAGAGLIAMAGGIALSLLAARSGGAAPLEAASRAQCGFRFNTYIGLAAAASAQGPAGVATMGLLCGLMVPLANAASVVLLARHGSTRLLPELARNPLILATLGGIAFNLSGYALPQVAGAWLGRLAQAAVPMGLLAVGAALRLRGAQVAPLPAAAVLGVKLVAVPVLAWWAATLLGVTGMPRLILVLWGGLPSASSAYILAVRMGGDAASVAWLISVSTLLAMATLPVLMTFAA
- a CDS encoding cache domain-containing protein translates to MRGLTLLLLCALSFPAGAEEFATKADATALVGKVIVALKADKQKALDEITAKDAKWIDRDLYPTVMSLEGKVLAHGQNAKMVGKDLLEFKDPDGKAFYKERMDLAKSKGKFWQDYKFTDPVTKKVLPKEAYCEKLGDMVVCAGVYKR
- a CDS encoding methyl-accepting chemotaxis protein; translated protein: MRLLHKILIGPAVAIALMLVLGVADYRNQVESEARLEQIVTGPMARIQAVKQIEADLLGLHADLYRLFTWLASADEKKVAAEMQRNGERMKKLAAAVDRFGQAPELTAADRKAIGALAGSLKKYQKSAETAIDMGTTDQAMGLSGMQTADDAFRDASAAVAELAAGEVRRGNDSLVTARQATQRATTAALALLFLAVVLSLVASVYVARSLVNRTIDTMHAARKIADGDLTSPIGISSNDELSRLQQALAQMQDGLHQMVGRIADNATRIADAAGEVDGSSATVSRGVAQQSEALGSTAASVEQMTVSIAQVSDHALEARKLAEDTSRIAQQCRKGVMEAAQEVGQIAETVNGTMVAMVALNESSQQIGNVAAAIREIADQTNLLALNAAIEAARAGEQGRGFAVVADEVRKLAEKTGTATNEIKSTIALIQQQAQRAHDELKHASERVATGVQTVEALQAPLAGLDEGASHAHDGLVELSDAAGEQAQASEQIAKNVERIASMSEDNRSAAERGTAIAHTLAGLSRDLQSAAAHFKV